A genomic window from Gymnodinialimonas ceratoperidinii includes:
- the aroB gene encoding 3-dehydroquinate synthase gives MIETVPVHLGDRSYTVEIGSGLLGAAGAHIAPLLARPKVWIVTEETVAALHLATLREGLAAADLVSEALVLPPGESTKSWPHLQRIADWLLTERVERNDIVIAFGGGVIGDLVGFAAAIHRRGIRFVQIPTSLLAQVDSSVGGKTGINAPQGKNLIGAFHQPALVLADIDVLGTLQPRDFLAGYGEVSKYGLLGDATFFEWLEENGPAMAAGDSALRQEAVRRSVQMKADIVARDETEQGDRALLNLGHTFCHALEAATGYSDRLLHGEGVAIGCALAFELSARLGLCAQEAPSRVRAHLAAMGMKKDLHDIPGELPSAEALVTLMGQDKKVVAGQLRFILARAIGDAFVTGDVPPEAVTTLLQDALARR, from the coding sequence ATGATCGAGACCGTGCCCGTCCATCTGGGCGACCGCTCCTATACCGTCGAAATCGGCTCGGGCCTGCTTGGTGCCGCCGGTGCGCACATCGCGCCCCTCCTGGCGCGCCCGAAGGTCTGGATCGTCACCGAGGAGACCGTTGCAGCCCTTCACCTCGCCACCCTTCGCGAGGGGCTCGCCGCAGCCGACCTCGTCTCGGAAGCGCTGGTCCTGCCGCCGGGGGAAAGCACCAAATCCTGGCCGCATCTGCAACGGATCGCCGATTGGCTGCTGACCGAACGGGTCGAGCGCAACGATATCGTCATCGCGTTCGGTGGCGGCGTCATCGGAGACCTCGTGGGATTCGCCGCCGCGATTCACCGCCGCGGCATCCGCTTCGTGCAGATCCCCACCTCGCTTCTGGCTCAGGTCGACAGTTCCGTCGGCGGCAAGACCGGGATCAACGCGCCGCAGGGCAAGAACCTCATCGGTGCGTTTCACCAGCCCGCGCTAGTTCTGGCCGATATCGACGTGCTCGGCACCCTTCAGCCGCGCGATTTCCTCGCGGGCTACGGGGAGGTCTCGAAATACGGGCTGCTCGGTGATGCCACCTTCTTCGAATGGCTCGAGGAAAACGGCCCTGCCATGGCCGCCGGTGACAGCGCACTCCGGCAAGAGGCCGTGCGCCGCTCGGTGCAGATGAAGGCTGATATCGTGGCCCGCGACGAGACCGAGCAAGGCGACCGCGCGCTACTCAACCTTGGACATACCTTCTGCCACGCCTTGGAAGCCGCGACCGGCTACTCCGACCGGCTGCTCCACGGCGAAGGTGTCGCAATCGGCTGCGCGCTCGCCTTCGAGCTTTCCGCCCGCCTTGGCCTCTGCGCGCAAGAGGCGCCGTCTCGCGTGCGCGCTCACCTCGCGGCGATGGGGATGAAGAAGGACCTCCACGACATTCCCGGCGAGTTGCCGAGCGCAGAGGCCCTCGTCACCCTCATGGGACAGGACAAGAAGGTGGTCGCGGGCCAACTCCGCTTCATTCTCGCCCGCGCGATCGGCGATGCTTTTGTGACCGGCGATGTGCCCCCGGAAGCCGTCACCACCTTGCTGCAGGACGCCCTCGCCCGACGGTAA
- a CDS encoding GcvT family protein — translation MKSHTHVCIIGGGVVGCSVAYHLTKLGWSDVTLLERSELTSGSTWHAAGGFHTLNGDTNMAALQGYTIRLYRELEELTGLSCGLHHVGGVTLADTPERLDMLKAERAKHRFMGLETEIVSPEEIAKLAPITNIDGILGGLYDPLDGHLDPSGTTYAYAKAARMGGAEIHTHTKVLETNARVDGSWEIVTDKGTLIAEHLINAAGLWAREVAAMAGCYLPLHPMEHQYLVTEETPEIYERDSEHPHVMDPAGESYLRQEGRGLCIGFYEKPCRPWSVDGTPWDFGHELLPDDFDKIEDSIAFAFRRFPVLERAGIKSVVHGPFTFAPDGNPLVGPVPGLRNYWSACGVMAGFSQGGGVGLSLAQWMVEGEAERDVMAMDVARFGRILTPAYTLPKVVENYQTRFSVVYPNEELPAARPFRTTPMYDAFDAMGAVWGQQFGLEVPNYFAEGDEPRYEVPSFRRSNAWEATAREVKAVREAVGINEVQNFGKYEVTGPGARAWLDRIMAGRIPAPGRLALTPMLSPKGRIIGDFTVSCLAEDRFQLTGSYGAQDYHMRWFEQNAADEGVSLTNVSDRRTGFQIAGPNARDVLQAVTRLDVSDMKFMDVRELPIGFSTAIVQRVSYTGDLGYEIYVDAMEQRALWEVLWTAGQHFGMRPFGMRAMMSLRLDKFFGSWMREFSPDYTPAETGLDRFISWKKNVDFIGRAAAEADRASPPDRVLAAFEVDADDADVVAYEPISIDGEVVGFCTSGGYSHTTSKSIALGFVPRDKATDGLEVEIEILGHMRPARLITTPIYDADNTRMRG, via the coding sequence ATGAAATCCCATACCCATGTCTGCATCATCGGCGGTGGCGTCGTCGGCTGCTCGGTGGCCTACCACCTGACCAAGCTTGGCTGGTCGGACGTCACCCTGCTGGAGCGCTCCGAGCTCACCTCCGGCTCCACCTGGCACGCGGCGGGGGGCTTTCACACGCTCAACGGCGACACCAACATGGCGGCGCTTCAGGGCTACACGATCCGCCTCTATCGCGAGTTGGAGGAGCTGACGGGGCTTTCCTGCGGCCTGCACCACGTGGGTGGTGTCACCCTTGCCGACACGCCCGAACGGCTGGACATGCTGAAGGCCGAGCGCGCCAAGCACCGGTTCATGGGGTTGGAGACGGAAATTGTCTCACCAGAGGAGATCGCGAAGCTCGCGCCGATCACCAATATCGACGGCATCCTCGGCGGGCTCTACGACCCGCTCGACGGGCATCTGGACCCCTCCGGGACGACCTATGCATATGCCAAGGCCGCGCGCATGGGCGGGGCGGAAATCCATACCCATACCAAGGTTTTGGAAACCAACGCTCGTGTGGATGGATCGTGGGAGATCGTGACTGACAAGGGCACGCTGATCGCGGAGCACCTGATCAACGCGGCGGGGCTTTGGGCGCGTGAAGTGGCGGCCATGGCGGGCTGCTACCTGCCGCTGCACCCGATGGAGCACCAGTATCTCGTCACCGAGGAGACGCCCGAGATCTACGAGCGCGACAGCGAGCATCCCCACGTCATGGATCCGGCGGGCGAAAGCTACCTGCGACAGGAAGGACGCGGGCTCTGCATCGGCTTCTACGAGAAGCCCTGCCGCCCCTGGTCCGTCGATGGCACGCCGTGGGATTTCGGCCATGAGTTGCTGCCCGATGACTTCGACAAGATCGAGGATTCCATCGCCTTCGCCTTCCGCAGGTTCCCGGTGCTGGAGCGCGCCGGCATCAAGTCCGTCGTCCACGGCCCCTTCACCTTCGCCCCCGACGGCAACCCCCTCGTCGGTCCGGTGCCGGGCCTGCGCAACTACTGGTCGGCCTGCGGCGTCATGGCGGGCTTCAGCCAGGGCGGCGGCGTCGGCTTGTCGCTGGCGCAATGGATGGTCGAGGGCGAGGCCGAGCGTGACGTCATGGCGATGGACGTCGCCCGCTTCGGCCGCATCCTGACCCCGGCCTACACGCTGCCCAAGGTTGTCGAGAATTACCAGACGCGCTTCTCGGTGGTCTATCCGAACGAGGAACTCCCCGCCGCACGTCCCTTCCGCACCACGCCGATGTACGACGCCTTCGATGCCATGGGCGCGGTCTGGGGCCAGCAATTCGGGCTGGAGGTGCCCAATTACTTTGCCGAAGGCGACGAGCCGCGCTACGAGGTGCCCTCCTTCCGCCGCTCAAATGCTTGGGAGGCGACGGCACGCGAGGTGAAGGCGGTGCGTGAGGCCGTGGGCATCAACGAGGTGCAGAACTTCGGCAAATACGAAGTCACCGGCCCCGGCGCGCGGGCGTGGCTCGACCGGATCATGGCAGGCCGCATTCCCGCCCCCGGGCGTCTCGCCCTCACCCCGATGCTCTCACCCAAGGGCCGGATCATTGGCGACTTCACCGTCTCCTGCCTTGCCGAGGATCGCTTCCAGCTGACCGGGTCCTACGGGGCGCAGGACTACCACATGCGCTGGTTCGAGCAGAACGCGGCGGATGAGGGCGTGAGCCTGACCAACGTCTCGGACCGCCGCACCGGGTTTCAGATCGCGGGGCCCAACGCCCGCGACGTGCTACAGGCTGTCACCCGCCTCGATGTGAGCGACATGAAGTTCATGGATGTGCGCGAGCTTCCCATCGGCTTTTCCACCGCCATCGTGCAGCGGGTCAGCTATACAGGCGATCTCGGTTACGAGATCTACGTCGACGCGATGGAGCAGCGCGCCCTGTGGGAGGTGCTCTGGACCGCGGGACAGCATTTCGGGATGCGGCCTTTCGGGATGCGCGCGATGATGTCGCTCAGGCTCGACAAGTTCTTCGGGTCGTGGATGCGGGAATTCTCGCCTGATTATACCCCGGCGGAAACCGGGCTGGACCGCTTCATCTCGTGGAAAAAGAACGTGGATTTCATCGGACGCGCCGCGGCGGAAGCCGACCGGGCCTCACCGCCCGACCGCGTACTTGCGGCCTTCGAGGTCGATGCAGATGACGCCGACGTGGTGGCCTACGAGCCGATTTCCATCGACGGAGAGGTCGTGGGTTTCTGCACCTCCGGCGGCTATTCCCACACCACGTCAAAATCCATCGCGCTCGGTTTCGTGCCGCGCGACAAGGCGACCGACGGGCTGGAGGTCGAGATCGAGATCCTCGGCCACATGCGCCCCGCCCGTCTGATCACCACGCCGATCTATGATGCGGACAACACCCGGATGCGCGGATGA
- a CDS encoding nucleotidyltransferase family protein: MSGLIILLAAGSSTRMRGGDKLMENVEDKPLLRLMAERCVKAGDTRVVLGPDQPDRRAALEGVDVDIVEATDDDGMAASIRAGVSGVKNRPVMIALADMPEITAGDLHLLLGLHAQGVAPIVRAASADGTPGQPVVFAAKYLKMLEKLEGDEGARSILAAHAHNVALIPLKDARATVDLDTPEAWAAWRAQR, encoded by the coding sequence ATGAGTGGTTTGATCATCCTGCTTGCGGCCGGCAGTTCCACCCGGATGCGGGGCGGCGACAAGCTGATGGAGAACGTGGAGGACAAGCCGCTGCTGCGCCTGATGGCAGAGCGCTGCGTGAAGGCAGGCGACACGCGTGTGGTTCTTGGGCCCGACCAGCCCGACCGGCGCGCCGCCTTGGAAGGGGTCGATGTCGATATTGTCGAGGCTACGGACGACGATGGCATGGCCGCCTCGATCCGCGCAGGTGTGTCCGGGGTGAAGAACCGTCCCGTGATGATCGCGCTCGCCGACATGCCCGAGATAACGGCGGGCGATCTGCATCTTCTGCTCGGCCTACACGCGCAGGGCGTCGCCCCTATCGTGCGCGCCGCGAGCGCTGATGGCACACCGGGGCAGCCCGTCGTCTTCGCGGCGAAATATCTCAAGATGCTAGAGAAGCTGGAAGGCGATGAGGGCGCGCGCTCGATCCTTGCCGCTCACGCCCATAACGTGGCGCTGATCCCGCTCAAGGACGCGCGCGCCACCGTGGATCTCGACACGCCCGAGGCCTGGGCCGCTTGGCGGGCGCAACGCTAG